A genomic window from Pantoea alhagi includes:
- the cyoA gene encoding cytochrome o ubiquinol oxidase subunit II produces the protein MRLRKYNKSLGILSLIAGTLLLSGCDSALLDPKGQVAMEQRSLILTAFGLMLIVVIPAILMAVVFAWKYRASNTNAKYSPNWSHSNKVEAVVWTVPILIILFLGVLTWKSTHALEPGKPLASDVKPVEIDVIALDWKWLFIYPEQGIATVNEIAFPANTPVSFKITSNSVMNSFFIPTLGSQIYAMAGMQTKLHLIANEPGTFKGISSNFSGRGFSGMKFNAIATPDQASFEQWVAKAKQAPNTLTTMDEFEKLAAPSENHPVEYFSSADPELFKQVIEKFKMNHGTMDMSGHEGMDMSEASHAGAEE, from the coding sequence ATGAGACTCAGGAAATACAATAAAAGTTTGGGGATTTTGTCATTAATTGCAGGCACTTTATTGTTAAGTGGCTGTGATAGTGCGTTGTTAGATCCCAAAGGACAGGTTGCAATGGAGCAACGTTCGCTGATACTGACAGCCTTTGGCTTGATGTTGATCGTTGTTATACCCGCAATTCTGATGGCCGTGGTGTTCGCATGGAAATATCGTGCGTCCAACACTAATGCAAAATATAGCCCTAACTGGTCCCACTCCAATAAAGTGGAAGCAGTGGTCTGGACCGTTCCGATCCTGATCATCCTCTTCCTTGGCGTGCTGACCTGGAAATCAACCCACGCGCTGGAACCTGGCAAACCGCTGGCTTCTGACGTGAAACCGGTTGAGATCGATGTTATCGCACTGGACTGGAAATGGTTGTTTATCTATCCGGAACAGGGCATTGCCACGGTTAATGAGATTGCGTTCCCGGCGAATACTCCGGTGAGCTTCAAAATCACCTCAAACTCCGTAATGAACTCCTTCTTCATTCCGACCCTCGGCAGCCAGATCTACGCGATGGCGGGGATGCAGACCAAGCTGCATCTGATTGCTAACGAGCCGGGTACCTTTAAGGGCATCTCGTCTAACTTTAGCGGCCGTGGTTTCTCAGGAATGAAGTTTAACGCTATCGCTACTCCCGATCAGGCAAGCTTCGAGCAATGGGTAGCCAAAGCGAAACAGGCACCGAATACCTTAACCACCATGGATGAATTCGAAAAACTGGCAGCGCCAAGCGAAAACCATCCGGTTGAGTACTTCTCCAGTGCGGATCCTGAATTGTTCAAGCAGGTTATTGAAAAATTCAAGATGAACCACGGGACGATGGACATGTCAGGTCATGAAGGCATGGACATGAGTGAAGCCTCTCACGCGGGAGCCGAGGAATAA
- the cyoB gene encoding cytochrome o ubiquinol oxidase subunit I, producing the protein MFGKLTLDAVPYHEPIIMITVAAIILGGLALVAALTYFGKWKYLWTEWLTSVDHKKLGIMYVILAFVMLLRGFADAIMMRGQQMLASAGEAGFLPPHHYDQIFTAHGVIMIFFVAMPFVVGLMNIAVPLQIGARDVAFPFLNNLSFWFTAVGVILVNLSLAVGEFAQTGWLAYPPLSGAEYSPGVGVDYWIWSLQLSGIGTTLTGINFFVTILKMRAPGMTMFKMPVFTWASLCTNVLIIVSFPVLTVTLALLTLDRYLGFHFFTNDMGGNMMMYVNLIWVWGHPEVYILVLPVFGVFSEVVATFSKKRLFGYTSLVWATVVITVLSFIVWLHHFFTMGAGANVNAFFGIMTMIIAIPTGVKIFNWLFTMYQGRIQMHSAMLWTVGFLVTFSVGGMTGVLLAVPGADFVLHNSLFLIAHFHNVIIGGVVFGCMAGVTYWFPKAFGFTLNETWGKRAFWFWIIGFFVAFMPLYALGFMGMTRRLSQDIDPQFHTLLVVAAVGVGLIALGILSQLIMFWVSVRDRHLNRDLTGDPWGGRTLEWSTSSPPPFYNFAVVPHINERDAFWEMKEKGEAYKQPAHYEEIHMPKNSGAGLIIALFATVFGFAAIWHIWWLMGLSFVAMIVSWIVKSFDEDVDYYVPVKEVEAIENQHFKDISKAGLK; encoded by the coding sequence ATGTTCGGAAAATTAACACTGGATGCAGTGCCGTACCATGAGCCTATTATCATGATTACGGTGGCCGCCATCATTCTTGGTGGTCTGGCCCTTGTCGCTGCGCTGACTTACTTCGGTAAGTGGAAATACTTGTGGACCGAATGGCTGACGTCAGTCGACCACAAAAAACTGGGTATCATGTATGTGATCCTGGCATTTGTCATGCTGCTGCGTGGCTTTGCCGATGCTATCATGATGCGTGGTCAACAGATGTTGGCCTCTGCCGGGGAAGCGGGCTTCCTGCCTCCTCATCACTACGATCAGATCTTTACCGCCCACGGCGTAATTATGATCTTCTTCGTAGCGATGCCGTTCGTTGTTGGTCTGATGAACATCGCTGTTCCTCTGCAGATCGGCGCGCGCGACGTGGCGTTCCCTTTCCTTAATAACCTGAGTTTCTGGTTCACCGCTGTCGGCGTGATTCTGGTTAACCTCTCTCTGGCCGTGGGCGAGTTTGCTCAGACCGGTTGGCTGGCCTATCCCCCGCTGTCAGGCGCGGAATACAGCCCAGGCGTTGGGGTGGATTACTGGATCTGGAGTCTGCAGCTTTCCGGTATCGGTACGACATTAACAGGTATTAACTTCTTCGTTACTATCCTGAAAATGCGTGCCCCGGGCATGACCATGTTCAAAATGCCGGTGTTCACCTGGGCATCGCTGTGTACTAACGTGCTGATCATCGTCTCGTTCCCGGTTCTGACCGTGACGCTGGCGCTGTTGACCCTTGACCGTTATCTGGGCTTCCATTTCTTTACCAATGATATGGGTGGCAACATGATGATGTATGTCAACCTGATCTGGGTATGGGGCCATCCGGAAGTTTATATTCTGGTTCTGCCGGTGTTCGGTGTGTTCTCAGAAGTTGTTGCCACGTTCTCGAAAAAGCGCCTGTTTGGTTATACCTCGCTGGTGTGGGCAACCGTGGTTATTACCGTTCTGTCCTTTATCGTTTGGCTGCACCACTTCTTCACCATGGGTGCGGGTGCGAACGTTAACGCCTTCTTCGGCATTATGACGATGATTATCGCCATCCCGACCGGCGTTAAGATCTTTAACTGGCTGTTCACCATGTACCAGGGCCGCATTCAGATGCACTCTGCCATGCTGTGGACCGTAGGCTTCCTGGTCACCTTCTCTGTGGGTGGTATGACCGGTGTTCTGCTGGCGGTTCCGGGTGCTGACTTCGTGCTGCACAACAGTCTGTTCCTGATCGCGCACTTCCATAACGTGATTATCGGTGGTGTGGTATTCGGTTGTATGGCCGGTGTGACCTACTGGTTCCCGAAAGCATTCGGTTTCACCCTGAACGAAACCTGGGGTAAACGCGCTTTCTGGTTCTGGATTATCGGTTTCTTCGTTGCCTTTATGCCGCTGTACGCGCTGGGCTTTATGGGCATGACCCGTCGTCTGAGCCAGGATATCGATCCGCAGTTCCATACGCTGCTGGTTGTTGCTGCCGTAGGTGTTGGCCTGATTGCGCTGGGTATCCTCTCTCAGCTGATCATGTTCTGGGTTTCTGTACGCGACCGTCACCTGAACCGCGATCTGACCGGTGACCCGTGGGGTGGCCGTACGCTGGAGTGGTCAACTTCCTCTCCGCCGCCGTTCTATAACTTCGCAGTGGTTCCGCACATCAATGAGCGTGATGCCTTCTGGGAAATGAAAGAAAAAGGTGAAGCGTATAAGCAGCCTGCTCATTACGAAGAGATCCATATGCCGAAAAACAGCGGCGCGGGCCTGATTATCGCCCTGTTCGCAACGGTCTTTGGTTTCGCTGCCATCTGGCATATCTGGTGGCTGATGGGTCTGTCCTTCGTGGCGATGATTGTTAGCTGGATCGTTAAAAGCTTCGATGAAGACGTTGATTACTATGTTCCGGTCAAAGAGGTCGAAGCAATTGAAAATCAGCACTTCAAAGATATCAGCAAAGCAGGTCTGAAATAA
- a CDS encoding cytochrome o ubiquinol oxidase subunit III: MAQTLSKQHDAHAEHGHHDAGANKIFGFWIYLMSDCIIFATLFATYAVMVNNTAGGPAGKDIFELPFVLVETALLLLSSITYGMAVIGMNNGKKGAVNRWLALTFLFGLGFIAMEIYEFHHLIAEGFGPDRSGFLSAFFTLVGTHGLHVTSGLIWMLVLMFQIAKNGLNATNRARIMCLSLFWHFLDVVWICVFTVVYLMGAM; encoded by the coding sequence ATGGCACAAACACTGTCTAAACAGCACGACGCCCATGCGGAGCATGGGCATCACGATGCGGGAGCCAATAAGATTTTTGGCTTCTGGATCTACCTGATGAGTGACTGCATTATCTTCGCAACGCTGTTTGCGACCTATGCAGTTATGGTCAACAACACTGCCGGTGGTCCGGCAGGTAAAGACATTTTCGAACTGCCGTTCGTACTGGTCGAAACCGCCTTGCTGCTGTTGAGCTCCATTACTTACGGTATGGCCGTTATCGGCATGAACAACGGCAAAAAAGGCGCGGTTAACCGCTGGCTGGCGCTGACGTTCCTGTTCGGTCTTGGCTTTATCGCGATGGAAATCTATGAGTTCCATCATCTGATCGCAGAAGGCTTCGGCCCGGATCGCAGCGGCTTCCTGTCAGCCTTCTTTACGCTGGTTGGTACGCACGGTCTGCACGTAACCTCTGGTCTGATCTGGATGCTGGTTCTGATGTTCCAGATTGCTAAAAATGGTCTGAATGCCACCAACCGCGCGCGTATCATGTGTCTGAGCCTGTTCTGGCACTTCCTCGACGTGGTATGGATCTGCGTATTTACCGTTGTCTATCTGATGGGGGCCATGTAA
- a CDS encoding cytochrome o ubiquinol oxidase subunit IV: MSHSVNEHGASHGSVKSYMIGFILSIILTAIPFWMVMDGGASHGTILSVVLVCAVVQVLVHLVFFLHLDTKSEGGWNFVAIVFSAIIILIVVVGSLWIMWNLNYNMMMSH, encoded by the coding sequence ATGAGTCATTCTGTTAACGAACATGGCGCATCTCACGGCAGCGTGAAATCGTACATGATTGGCTTCATCCTCTCTATCATCCTGACGGCTATCCCGTTCTGGATGGTAATGGATGGCGGCGCTTCGCATGGCACAATTCTCAGCGTGGTTCTGGTGTGTGCGGTAGTTCAGGTGCTTGTTCACCTGGTCTTCTTCTTGCACCTTGATACCAAATCTGAAGGCGGCTGGAACTTTGTGGCGATTGTCTTCTCCGCCATAATTATCCTGATTGTTGTCGTCGGCTCGCTGTGGATCATGTGGAACCTCAACTACAACATGATGATGTCCCACTAA
- the cyoE gene encoding heme o synthase → MIKQYLQVTKPGIIFGNLISVIGGFLLASKGSIDYTLFLTALVGVSLVVASGCVYNNFIDRDIDRKMERTKNRVLVKGLISPKVTLVYATALGIAGFALLYFGANPLAMWLAVMGFVVYVGIYSLYMKRKSVYGTLIGSLSGAAPPVIGYCAVTNEFDAGALILLAIFSLWQMPHSYAIAIFRFKDYQAANIPVLPVVKGISVAKNHITLYILAFMIATLMLTLGGYAGYKYLVVAAAVSVWWLGMALSGYKTSNDRVWARKLFVFSIVAITALSVMMSVDFMAPVSENLLTYVR, encoded by the coding sequence ATGATTAAGCAATACCTGCAAGTAACAAAACCAGGAATTATTTTCGGGAATTTAATTTCTGTTATCGGGGGTTTTCTGCTGGCTTCGAAAGGCAGTATTGATTACACCCTGTTTCTCACCGCCCTGGTTGGTGTCTCACTGGTGGTCGCATCAGGTTGTGTTTATAACAACTTTATCGACCGCGACATCGACAGAAAAATGGAGAGAACCAAGAATCGAGTGCTGGTAAAAGGCCTCATCTCTCCGAAAGTAACCCTGGTTTATGCAACCGCATTAGGTATTGCTGGCTTTGCGTTGCTGTATTTCGGAGCAAACCCGCTGGCCATGTGGCTGGCGGTCATGGGCTTCGTGGTATACGTCGGCATTTACAGCCTCTATATGAAGCGTAAATCAGTCTACGGTACGCTGATTGGTAGTCTTTCCGGCGCTGCGCCGCCGGTTATTGGCTACTGCGCAGTGACTAACGAGTTTGATGCTGGCGCGCTGATCCTGCTGGCGATCTTTAGCCTGTGGCAGATGCCGCATTCCTATGCGATTGCTATCTTCCGCTTTAAAGATTACCAGGCAGCAAATATTCCGGTTCTGCCGGTAGTGAAAGGGATCTCCGTGGCAAAAAATCATATTACGCTCTACATCCTGGCGTTTATGATTGCCACGCTGATGCTGACGCTGGGCGGCTACGCTGGCTACAAATATCTGGTGGTTGCGGCGGCAGTTAGCGTTTGGTGGCTGGGGATGGCACTTTCAGGTTACAAAACCTCAAACGATCGCGTTTGGGCTCGTAAGCTGTTTGTATTCTCCATTGTCGCTATTACGGCGCTAAGCGTGATGATGTCGGTTGACTTTATGGCACCGGTGTCAGAAAACCTGCTGACTTACGTACGCTAA